Within Nodosilinea sp. FACHB-141, the genomic segment AAAACAGGTTGCCAAACAGCAGGGCAAATACTGGGGTCAAAAAGGTTAGGGCGCTGAGACTGGTGAGGTTGCCCTGGGCTGCCAAGAAGAAGAAAATGCCGTAGGCTAGGGCACTGCCAAAGATGGTTGCATAGGCGATCGCCCCCCAATCCAATCCCGTCAACCCCTGCCAAGGCTGCACTTCCCCTAGGGATGACAGCACAAATAAAGGCATGCCCCCCAGCACCATATGCCAGCCTGTGGCCACAACAGGGTCGACATGGCGGCAAACGTAGCGAATCAGAATAGTACCAGTGGCCATCGACAGGGCGGCCAACAGCATCAGCCATTCGCCTCCTTGCGAGAGGGTGGTGAGGGCCGTGCCATCGGTCAGCCAGGCGGTGTCGCCGTGGAAGAGCGAAAAAATCCATTCGTCGGGCAGGCCCAGCAGACTGATACCCGCAATGCCCCACAGCAGGCCAATCCAGCCGAGGGCACCAATGTACTCACCAAATAGGCCTCGCGCCATGATCGCTACCGCTAGAGGTTGTGAGTCAATCATCACCGAGCCGAGGCCTGCCCCAGTGCGCTGCAGGCCCGCCGCCAAAAATCCTTGAAACAGCGCACCATCTACCAAAGCAAAGAGCGCTATCCAAAGCCAGCCCTGGCGGCTAATGGCTTGGGGACGGCCCAACAACAACCCCACCAACAGTACGAGCATGCCCGCGGGCACCAGCCGTATACCCGCCATAAAGAACGGTGTGGTGTGGGGCATGGCTCCCTTCATCGCCACCATAGCTGTGCCCCACAAAAAGAAGGGCGCAATCAGCACAATGGGGTTGCGAGTGGCCGATTGGGGAACGGAGACTGAGTCCATGGTAGGGAAATGAAGGGAGATAGTTTAAAGACCCGCAAGGGCGAGCGCAGTGGCCAAAAAGGCTTTCTTTAAGGAATGTTAACGCAGTTCGGGGTAGGGTGCTGTCCTGCCCCGAATCACTCACCCCCTAACGGGCTGAGGCGCTAACGCCCCGCCATAGTGTTGTTTTGGCTACAATAGACCCTGGCCCTAGCACGCTCAGTGCCAGGGCTATCTACTATTCACCCTTGTCCGCCTACAGTTTTAATACCCCTATGATTTGGCCGTTTTCTCGCCGTTCTCGCAAGTCCATTGCCCGCATCGAAGTGACCGGCGTGATCGGGGCCGCCACCCGTAAGCGGATGCTAGAGGCCCTCAAAGAGATTGAGGAAAGGCGCTTCCCGGCTCTGCTGCTGCGCATTGACAGCCCTGGCGGCACCGTAGGCGATTCCCAAGAAATTTACATCGCCCTCAAACGGCTCAAAGACAAGCTCAAAATCGTGGCCAGCTTTGGCAATATCTCTGCCTCGGGTGGGGTCTACATCGGCATGGGAGCCAACCACATTGTGGCCAATCCCGGCACGATCACCGGCAGCATCGGCGTCATTTTGCGGGGCAATAATCTAGAGCGCCTGCTCGACAAGGTGGGCGTGTCATTCAAGGTAATTAAGTCTGGCCCCTATAAAGATATTCTCGCCTTCGATCGCGAACTCACCGACCCCGAAAAAGGCATTCTGCAAGAGCTAATCGACGTCAGCTATAGCCAGTTTGTCAAAACCGTCGCCGAGGCCCGCCATCTGAGCGAAGAGACGGTGCGTAGCTTTGCCGATGGGCGCATTTTTACCGGCGAGCAAGCCCTCCAGCTTGGTGTTGTAGACCGGCTCGGCAGCGAGGAAGACGCCCGCCGCTGGGCCGCCGAACTAGCCGGCCTCGACCCTGACAAGGCCGAGTGCATCACCTTTGATGAGAAAAAGCCTCTCCTGCGGCGGCTAGTGCCCGGCAACAGCAATGTCGCTGCCTCTGGCCTAGCCTATCCTGGGCTGGCGGTACCGGCCCTCAATGCGACCCTAGAGTGGCTGGAGTTCGAACGCTCTACCAGCGGCATGCCCCTATGGCTGTATCGGCCCTAAGGACCAGCACAGACCAGTGCCCTGGTAGGATTAAAGCAGTAAAATGCAGTCAACTCTCTGCCCCAATTGTTGCCGTCGGTGCCTTTGAGGCTTTGAAGAATGACCTTTGGAGGCTAACGCGTGGACTGGCGAGTGTGGGCAATTCGGGGAGCGGTAACGGTACCAGAAAATACTGAGGGGGCCATTCAGGAGGCCGTCACAGAGCTGATGGATGCCCTCGAAGAGAGCAACCACCTCGACCCGGCCTGCATTATTAGCGCCACCTTCTCCGTCACTCGCGACTTGGATGCGGTGTTTCCGGCGGCGATCGCCCGCCAGCGACCCCAATGGGACAACGTTGCTCTCCTCGACGTGCAGCACATGCATGTCGAGGGCAGCCTACCCTGCTGCATCCGCATTTTGATGCACGTGCAGCTCCCAGCCCCCCACGACAAAATTCAGCACGTCTACCTGCGCGGCGCCCGCGACCTGCGTCCCGACTTGGTAGTTACGGGTTAGAAGGAAGGTTTTGACGAATTTTGCACTGCAAAAACGACCTCAGAATTATGGCTTTGTGGGCCTAAATCTGGGGTCGTTTCTTTTGAGCGATCGCCTCTAATGTCGCTTTAGCCGAATGCCCAGAAATAGGTCGTACAGAAAGCCAAAGAAGTCTTTCATTTTCAGCAGCCCAAGGGACTGGGGCGACCCTTTTTCATCCAGCAGGGGCTGCATTACCTCGTAGGTGGGTTTGTACTTATACCAGGGCACTGAGGGCCACAGGTGGTGTACCAGGTGATAGTTCTGACCCATGATCAGCAGGTTGAGAATGGGACTGGGGTAGACCCGGGCGTTCTTCCAGCGATCGCGATCTTCAAACGGTCGGTGGGGCAAATAGTCAAAAAACAGGCCTAGGGCAATGCCCACCACTAGGGCAGGCGAGAACCAGTAGTTAAAGAGGTAGCCCACAAAGTCGAACCGACAGGCGATGAACACCAGCAGCCCCACTGCAAAGCGACCTAAAAACCACTCCAGCAGCTCCCAGTTGCGCCAGAGGCGGCGCTTAAAAAAGTAGATCTCGTGGTAGAAAAAGCGCGCCGCAATTAACCACAGCGGCCCGCCCGTCGAGACAAAATGATCGGGGTCGTTCTTAGGATCGTTAACGTGGGCATGGTGCTGCAGGTGCACCCGCGTAAACACCGGAAACGAGAACCCTAAGATCAGGGCGCTACCGTGGCCCAGTAGGGCATTCACCACGCGGTTGCGGTGAGCCGAGTTGTGGCTAGCATCGTGAATAACCGTCCCCGCCAGGTGTAGGGACAGCACATTCATTAGAAACACACACCAGTTTGTCCAATGCCAGCAAAAATAGCCCACCGTAGACAGACTAATCAGCCCGACGGAAGCTATAAACATGAGAGAGTTGAGGCTCAATCCGCCTTCGGTTTTGAGTAACTCAGGGGGAACCGTCTTTCGAACCGTCAGGGCTTCAGCTGCCACCGACATGATGCATCGCTCCTACACCAGTGCCTTCGGTAGTATACGTTACGATGCTTTATTAATAAACTTTTGTGACATAGCCTAAAGATAAACGCTGTCTCCGGCAGCTCACCGTCAGTAGCGCGCCATAGAAGGTGCCAGACGAGCGCTACCTGCCTCACCTCCTTACTCCATGCCCATCGTCGGTGAAAACGCTGAAATTCTTGCTGGTTTTGGGGTGACGCGTAAAGCCCATCGGCATTCGTGCTACTATCCCTGTGCTTTATGGCTGCTAGTCTACGGGCTTGATTGAAGGTCCGATGCAGTAGCGTTTTACTCTCAGTAGAGGTCGTTTATGCCCCTGCGCAACTCTGTCCGCCGCACCAAAATTGTTGCCACCATCGGCCCTGCCACCCAAAATGCCGATGTGCTGCGGGAGCTGATCGAGGCTGGGGCCACCACCCTGCGGCTCAACTTCTCCCACGGCAGCCACGACGATCACCAGCGCAGCATTCGCCTGATTCGGCAGATCTCCTTCGAGCTCAACCAGCCGGTGGGCATTCTGCAAGACCTCCAGGGGCCAAAAATTCGCCTGGGCAAGTTTGAGCACGGCTCCATTCAGCTGGCTAAGGGCGACCCCTTTGTGCTCACCAGCGAGATTATTTTGGGCACCCAGGAGCGAGCCTGCGTCACCTACGACAAGCTGGCCCAGGAAGTACCCGCCGGCTCCACGATTTTGCTGGATGACGGCAAAGTTGAAATGCAGGTGGAGTCGGTCGATCTGGTGGCCCAGGAGCTTCACTGCCGTGTGGTGGTAGGCGGCACCCTGTCGAACAATAAGGGGGTCAACTTCCCTGGGGTGTATCTCTCGGTCAAGGCGCTCACCGACAAGGACCGCGAAGACCTGCTGTTTGGTCTCAACCAAGGCGTTGACTGGGTAGCCCTCAGCTTCGTGCGCAACCCCCAAGACGTGCTGGAAATCAAGGAGATTATCCACGCCGCCGGCAAGAACGTGCCGGTGATCGTCAAGATTGAAAAGCACGAGGCCATTGAGCAGATGGAGGCCATTCTCTCCCTCTCAGACGGGGTAATGGTGGCCCGGGGCGATCTGGGGGTAGAGCTACCCGCCGAGGAGGTGCCAATTCTGCAAAAGCGGTTGATCGCGATGTCCAACGCCCTGGGCATTCCGGTGATTACCGCCACCCAGATGCTCGACAGCATGGTGTCAAACCCCCGCCCTACCCGGGCTGAGGTGTCTGACATTGCCAACGCTATTCTCGACGGCACCGATGCGGTCATGCTCTCCAACGAAACTGCCGTGGGCAAGTTTCCGGTGGAGGCGGTGGCGACGATGGCGAAGGTGGCCGTGTGTACCGAGCAGGAGGGGCTTTCCCTGAGCGATCGCAAGGACAGTAGCGGGGCTCGCTCGATTCCCAACGCCATTAGCCAGGCGGTGGGCCGCATTGCGACACAGCTCAACGCGGCGGCCATCATGACCCTGACCAAGTCTGGGGCTACCGCTCGCAACGTGTCGAAATACCGTCCCCAGACGCCAATTTTGGCGGTGACGCCCCATGTTCATGTGGCGCGGCAGCTCCAGCTAGTATGGGGGGTGCGGCCACTGCTGGTGCTCGACCTGCCTTCTAGCACCCAGACCTTTCAGGCGGCCATGAGCGTCGCTCAGGAAAAGGCCCTGCTTAACGACGGCGATCTGGTGGTGCTAACAGCGGGGACGCTGCAAGGGATATCGGGTTCTACCGATTTGATCAAGGTCGACGTGGTGACAGCGGTGCTAGGGCGAGGTTTGGGTATTGGCGAAGCCTCGGTGAGCGGCCGAGCCCGAGTTGCCCACACCAGCTTGGAGGTCAACGACTTTAACGACGGCGAAATTTTGGTGGTGCCCCACACCAGCGCCGACTTTGTCGAGGCCATTCGTCGGGCGGGCGGTATTGTCACAGAAGAT encodes:
- a CDS encoding DMT family transporter → MDSVSVPQSATRNPIVLIAPFFLWGTAMVAMKGAMPHTTPFFMAGIRLVPAGMLVLLVGLLLGRPQAISRQGWLWIALFALVDGALFQGFLAAGLQRTGAGLGSVMIDSQPLAVAIMARGLFGEYIGALGWIGLLWGIAGISLLGLPDEWIFSLFHGDTAWLTDGTALTTLSQGGEWLMLLAALSMATGTILIRYVCRHVDPVVATGWHMVLGGMPLFVLSSLGEVQPWQGLTGLDWGAIAYATIFGSALAYGIFFFLAAQGNLTSLSALTFLTPVFALLFGNLFLGETLSLLQWLGVSFTLVSIYLINQRDVLTQKLRQLTLAYETATSGESTPVEPD
- the sppA gene encoding signal peptide peptidase SppA produces the protein MIWPFSRRSRKSIARIEVTGVIGAATRKRMLEALKEIEERRFPALLLRIDSPGGTVGDSQEIYIALKRLKDKLKIVASFGNISASGGVYIGMGANHIVANPGTITGSIGVILRGNNLERLLDKVGVSFKVIKSGPYKDILAFDRELTDPEKGILQELIDVSYSQFVKTVAEARHLSEETVRSFADGRIFTGEQALQLGVVDRLGSEEDARRWAAELAGLDPDKAECITFDEKKPLLRRLVPGNSNVAASGLAYPGLAVPALNATLEWLEFERSTSGMPLWLYRP
- the aroH gene encoding chorismate mutase — encoded protein: MDWRVWAIRGAVTVPENTEGAIQEAVTELMDALEESNHLDPACIISATFSVTRDLDAVFPAAIARQRPQWDNVALLDVQHMHVEGSLPCCIRILMHVQLPAPHDKIQHVYLRGARDLRPDLVVTG
- the crtR gene encoding beta-carotene hydroxylase, producing the protein MSVAAEALTVRKTVPPELLKTEGGLSLNSLMFIASVGLISLSTVGYFCWHWTNWCVFLMNVLSLHLAGTVIHDASHNSAHRNRVVNALLGHGSALILGFSFPVFTRVHLQHHAHVNDPKNDPDHFVSTGGPLWLIAARFFYHEIYFFKRRLWRNWELLEWFLGRFAVGLLVFIACRFDFVGYLFNYWFSPALVVGIALGLFFDYLPHRPFEDRDRWKNARVYPSPILNLLIMGQNYHLVHHLWPSVPWYKYKPTYEVMQPLLDEKGSPQSLGLLKMKDFFGFLYDLFLGIRLKRH
- the pyk gene encoding pyruvate kinase → MPLRNSVRRTKIVATIGPATQNADVLRELIEAGATTLRLNFSHGSHDDHQRSIRLIRQISFELNQPVGILQDLQGPKIRLGKFEHGSIQLAKGDPFVLTSEIILGTQERACVTYDKLAQEVPAGSTILLDDGKVEMQVESVDLVAQELHCRVVVGGTLSNNKGVNFPGVYLSVKALTDKDREDLLFGLNQGVDWVALSFVRNPQDVLEIKEIIHAAGKNVPVIVKIEKHEAIEQMEAILSLSDGVMVARGDLGVELPAEEVPILQKRLIAMSNALGIPVITATQMLDSMVSNPRPTRAEVSDIANAILDGTDAVMLSNETAVGKFPVEAVATMAKVAVCTEQEGLSLSDRKDSSGARSIPNAISQAVGRIATQLNAAAIMTLTKSGATARNVSKYRPQTPILAVTPHVHVARQLQLVWGVRPLLVLDLPSSTQTFQAAMSVAQEKALLNDGDLVVLTAGTLQGISGSTDLIKVDVVTAVLGRGLGIGEASVSGRARVAHTSLEVNDFNDGEILVVPHTSADFVEAIRRAGGIVTEDDSPTSHAAVIGLRLGVPVIVGVKNATEIIRDGSILTLDTRRGLIYSGALGPVKNEPAMSF